From a single Vitis vinifera cultivar Pinot Noir 40024 chromosome 18, ASM3070453v1 genomic region:
- the LOC100246937 gene encoding tubby-like F-box protein 8 isoform X2 codes for MSFRSIVRDVRDGFGSLSRRSFDVRLPGHHRGKSHGSVHELQDQPLVVQNSRWAGLPPELLRDVIKRLEASESTWPSRKHVVACAAVCRSWREMCKEIVKSPEFSGKLTFPISLKQAWPRDGTIQCFIKRDKSNLTYHLFLCLSPALLVENGKFLLSAKRNRRTTCTEYVISMDADNISRSSSTYIGKLRSNFLGTKFIIYDTQPPYNGSQLSPPGRTSRRFYSKKVSPKVPTGSYNIAQVTYELNVLGTRGPRRMHCTMHSIPASSLEPGGTVPGQAELLPRNLEDSFRSISFSKSIDNSTEFSSSRFSDIIGPRDEEDEGKDRPLVLRNKPPRWHEQLQCWCLNFRGRVTVASVKNFQLIAATQPAAGAPTPSQPPASDHDKIILQFGKVGKDMFTMDYRYPLSAFQAFAICLSSFDTKLACE; via the exons ATGTCGTTTCGCAGCATTGTTCGTGATGTGAGGGATGGGTTTGGGAGCTTATCAAGGCGGAGTTTTGATGTTAGGCTTCCTGGCCATCATAGAGGGAAATCCCATGGCTCAGTCCATGAGTTGCAGGACCAGCCTCTTGTGGTCCAAAACAGTCGTTGGGCTGGCCTTCCACCTGAGCTACTTCGTGATGTGATTAAGAGGTTGGAGGCAAGCGAGAGTACATGGCCATCTCGCAAGCATGTTGTTGCATGCGCTGCTGTTTGCAGATCCTGGAGAGAAATGTGTAAAGAAATTGTCAAAAGTCCAGAGTTCTCTGGGAAGCTTACTTTCCCCATCTCTCTGAAACAGGCAT GGCCTCGGGATGGAACCATTCAGTGCTTCATTAAGAGGGACAAGTCCAACTTGACTTACCACCTTTTCCTTTGCCTTAGCCCTG CTTTGCTTGTTGAAAATGGGAAATTTCTTCTGTCTGCAAAACGAAACAGGAGAACTACTTGCACAGAATATGTAATCTCCATGGATGCCGATAACATATCAAGATCAAGCAGCACTTATATTGGGAAGCTGAG GTCAAATTTCCTTGGCACAAAGTTCATAATTTATGATACACAGCCACCATACAATGGTTCTCAACTCTCCCCACCTGGCCGAACGAGCCGGAGGTTCTACTCGAAAAAGGTTTCTCCTAAAGTCCCAACTGGCAGCTACAACATTGCCCAGGTCACATATGAGCTGAATGTCTTAGGCACCAGGGGGCCACGAAGGATGCACTGCACTATGCATTCAATCCCTGCTTCATCCCTTGAGCCGGGTGGCACTGTGCCTGGCCAGGCTGAGCTCCTCCCTCGCAACCTTGAAGATTCGTTCCGTAGCATCtccttctcaaaatcaattgaTAACTCAACCGAGTTCAGCAGCTCCCGGTTCTCAGACATTATTGGGCCTCGTGATGAAGAGGATGAGGGAAAGGACAGACCACTGGTTCTCCGAAACAAGCCGCCCAGATGGCATGAGCAGCTGCAATGTTGGTGCCTTAACTTCCGGGGGAGGGTAACTGTTGCCTCAGTCAAGAATTTCCAGCTGATTGCTGCCACACAGCCGGCCGCTGGTGCGCCAACACCATCACAGCCTCCAGCCTCTGATCATGACAAGATTATTCTGCAGTTTGGCAAAGTTGGCAAGGATATGTTTACCATGGATTATCGATATCCTCTGTCTGCTTTTCAGGCTTTCGCTATCTGCTTGAGCAGCTTCGACACTAAGTTGGCATGTGAATAG
- the LOC100246937 gene encoding tubby-like F-box protein 8 isoform X1 produces the protein MSFRSIVRDVRDGFGSLSRRSFDVRLPGHHRGKSHGSVHELQDQPLVVQNSRWAGLPPELLRDVIKRLEASESTWPSRKHVVACAAVCRSWREMCKEIVKSPEFSGKLTFPISLKQPGPRDGTIQCFIKRDKSNLTYHLFLCLSPALLVENGKFLLSAKRNRRTTCTEYVISMDADNISRSSSTYIGKLRSNFLGTKFIIYDTQPPYNGSQLSPPGRTSRRFYSKKVSPKVPTGSYNIAQVTYELNVLGTRGPRRMHCTMHSIPASSLEPGGTVPGQAELLPRNLEDSFRSISFSKSIDNSTEFSSSRFSDIIGPRDEEDEGKDRPLVLRNKPPRWHEQLQCWCLNFRGRVTVASVKNFQLIAATQPAAGAPTPSQPPASDHDKIILQFGKVGKDMFTMDYRYPLSAFQAFAICLSSFDTKLACE, from the exons ATGTCGTTTCGCAGCATTGTTCGTGATGTGAGGGATGGGTTTGGGAGCTTATCAAGGCGGAGTTTTGATGTTAGGCTTCCTGGCCATCATAGAGGGAAATCCCATGGCTCAGTCCATGAGTTGCAGGACCAGCCTCTTGTGGTCCAAAACAGTCGTTGGGCTGGCCTTCCACCTGAGCTACTTCGTGATGTGATTAAGAGGTTGGAGGCAAGCGAGAGTACATGGCCATCTCGCAAGCATGTTGTTGCATGCGCTGCTGTTTGCAGATCCTGGAGAGAAATGTGTAAAGAAATTGTCAAAAGTCCAGAGTTCTCTGGGAAGCTTACTTTCCCCATCTCTCTGAAACAG CCAGGGCCTCGGGATGGAACCATTCAGTGCTTCATTAAGAGGGACAAGTCCAACTTGACTTACCACCTTTTCCTTTGCCTTAGCCCTG CTTTGCTTGTTGAAAATGGGAAATTTCTTCTGTCTGCAAAACGAAACAGGAGAACTACTTGCACAGAATATGTAATCTCCATGGATGCCGATAACATATCAAGATCAAGCAGCACTTATATTGGGAAGCTGAG GTCAAATTTCCTTGGCACAAAGTTCATAATTTATGATACACAGCCACCATACAATGGTTCTCAACTCTCCCCACCTGGCCGAACGAGCCGGAGGTTCTACTCGAAAAAGGTTTCTCCTAAAGTCCCAACTGGCAGCTACAACATTGCCCAGGTCACATATGAGCTGAATGTCTTAGGCACCAGGGGGCCACGAAGGATGCACTGCACTATGCATTCAATCCCTGCTTCATCCCTTGAGCCGGGTGGCACTGTGCCTGGCCAGGCTGAGCTCCTCCCTCGCAACCTTGAAGATTCGTTCCGTAGCATCtccttctcaaaatcaattgaTAACTCAACCGAGTTCAGCAGCTCCCGGTTCTCAGACATTATTGGGCCTCGTGATGAAGAGGATGAGGGAAAGGACAGACCACTGGTTCTCCGAAACAAGCCGCCCAGATGGCATGAGCAGCTGCAATGTTGGTGCCTTAACTTCCGGGGGAGGGTAACTGTTGCCTCAGTCAAGAATTTCCAGCTGATTGCTGCCACACAGCCGGCCGCTGGTGCGCCAACACCATCACAGCCTCCAGCCTCTGATCATGACAAGATTATTCTGCAGTTTGGCAAAGTTGGCAAGGATATGTTTACCATGGATTATCGATATCCTCTGTCTGCTTTTCAGGCTTTCGCTATCTGCTTGAGCAGCTTCGACACTAAGTTGGCATGTGAATAG
- the LOC100247036 gene encoding WAT1-related protein At1g43650 isoform X1 produces the protein MKGLVGHVMAMENHRPYVAMLFIQFVYAGMALFSKAAIAKGMNPYVFVVYRQACASLALAPFAFFLERKKDAPLSYSTLCKIFLVSLCGLTLSLNLYYVAIGFTSATFAAATTNTIPAITFIMAVFIGMESIPMKHFHGIAKVLGSVVGVSGAMVFAFVKGPPLKFMDWYPEIKKGISDSSVEQNSKGEWIKGSLMMLAANTAWSLWLILQGPIIKQYPAKLRLTTLQCFFSCIQSVVLAAVVERNPSSWKLAWDLNLLSIAYCGIVVTGITYWLQVWTIEKKGPVFTSMFTPLALIITAVFSAFLWKETLYWGSVGGAVLLVVGLYSVLWGKNREDGKSVTNEQRQESKEEIVLECITHH, from the exons ATGAAGGGTTTAGTTGGCCATGTGATGGCTATGGAGAACCATAGGCCTTATGTTGCAATGCTCTTCATACAGTTTGTGTATGCAGGCATGGCCTTGTTCTCTAAGGCTGCAATTGCAAAAGGAATGAACCCTTATGTGTTTGTGGTTTATCGACAAGCTTGTGCCTCACTTGCCTTAGCTCCATTTGCTTTCTTCTTGGAGAG GAAGAAAGATGCTCCCCTGTCTTACAGTACACTCTGCAAGATCTTCTTGGTTTCACTATGTGG GCTGACCCTGAGTTTAAATCTCTATTATGTGGCAATTGGTTTCACCTCTGCAACATTTGCTGCGGCCACCACCAACACAATCCCTGCCATTACCTTTATCATGGCTGTTTTCATAGG GATGGAGAGCATTCCCATGAAACATTTCCATGGAATAGCCAAGGTGCTTGGTTCTGTTGTGGGTGTTTCTGGGGCTATGGTGTTTGCTTTTGTCAAGGGTCCTCCTCTGAAGTTCATGGACTGGTATCCAGAAATCAAGAAGGGAATTTCAGACTCGTCTGTAGAGCAAAACTCCAAAGGAGAGTGGATAAAAGGCTCCCTGATGATGCTTGCAGCCAACACAGCCTGGTCTCTCTGGCTTATTTTACAG GGTCCAATTATCAAGCAGTATCCAGCAAAACTACGCCTCACTACTCTTCAGTGCTTCTTTAGCTGCATACAGTCAGTGGTTCTGGCTGCTGTGGTGGAGAGGAACCCATCATCATGGAAGCTAGCATGGGATCTTAATCTTCTTTCCATCGCCTATTGT GGCATTGTTGTCACTGGGATTACTTATTGGTTGCAAGTTTGGACTATAGAGAAGAAAGGACCCGTCTTCACATCCATGTTCACTCCATTGGCACTAATCATAACAGCTGTCTTCTCAGCATTCTTATGGAAGGAGACCCTTTACTGGGGAAG TGTTGGTGGGGCAGTATTGCTAGTGGTGGGGCTCTACAGCGTTTTGTGGGGGAAGAACAGAGAAGATGGGAAAAGTGTAACAAATGAACAAAGACAAGAATCAAAAGAAGAAATCGTGTTGGAGTGCATTACACATCACTGA
- the LOC100247036 gene encoding WAT1-related protein At1g43650 isoform X2, with translation MKGLVGHVMAMENHRPYVAMLFIQFVYAGMALFSKAAIAKGMNPYVFVVYRQACASLALAPFAFFLERKKDAPLSYSTLCKIFLVSLCGLTLSLNLYYVAIGFTSATFAAATTNTIPAITFIMAVFIGMESIPMKHFHGIAKVLGSVVGVSGAMVFAFVKGPPLKFMDWYPEIKKGISDSSVEQNSKGEWIKGSLMMLAANTAWSLWLILQGPIIKQYPAKLRLTTLQCFFSCIQSVVLAAVVERNPSSWKLAWDLNLLSIAYCCWWGSIASGGALQRFVGEEQRRWEKCNK, from the exons ATGAAGGGTTTAGTTGGCCATGTGATGGCTATGGAGAACCATAGGCCTTATGTTGCAATGCTCTTCATACAGTTTGTGTATGCAGGCATGGCCTTGTTCTCTAAGGCTGCAATTGCAAAAGGAATGAACCCTTATGTGTTTGTGGTTTATCGACAAGCTTGTGCCTCACTTGCCTTAGCTCCATTTGCTTTCTTCTTGGAGAG GAAGAAAGATGCTCCCCTGTCTTACAGTACACTCTGCAAGATCTTCTTGGTTTCACTATGTGG GCTGACCCTGAGTTTAAATCTCTATTATGTGGCAATTGGTTTCACCTCTGCAACATTTGCTGCGGCCACCACCAACACAATCCCTGCCATTACCTTTATCATGGCTGTTTTCATAGG GATGGAGAGCATTCCCATGAAACATTTCCATGGAATAGCCAAGGTGCTTGGTTCTGTTGTGGGTGTTTCTGGGGCTATGGTGTTTGCTTTTGTCAAGGGTCCTCCTCTGAAGTTCATGGACTGGTATCCAGAAATCAAGAAGGGAATTTCAGACTCGTCTGTAGAGCAAAACTCCAAAGGAGAGTGGATAAAAGGCTCCCTGATGATGCTTGCAGCCAACACAGCCTGGTCTCTCTGGCTTATTTTACAG GGTCCAATTATCAAGCAGTATCCAGCAAAACTACGCCTCACTACTCTTCAGTGCTTCTTTAGCTGCATACAGTCAGTGGTTCTGGCTGCTGTGGTGGAGAGGAACCCATCATCATGGAAGCTAGCATGGGATCTTAATCTTCTTTCCATCGCCTATTGT TGTTGGTGGGGCAGTATTGCTAGTGGTGGGGCTCTACAGCGTTTTGTGGGGGAAGAACAGAGAAGATGGGAAAAGTGTAACAAATGA